A single window of Fervidicoccus fontis Kam940 DNA harbors:
- the truD gene encoding tRNA pseudouridine(13) synthase TruD, with product MIYERIGINVFLTNSEGIEAGDFLERCSDFIVIERSFPPTNNEGKFYAYFLVKSGLSTESAVKIILTLIHKGKAFYYGLKDSNSLSVQNIVLTEFVGKNLCFGGKARLIYQGKTDFIPKKGGFNSNIFAIKFPDSIDAEKTLEEIKKLKAFPNFFGHQRFGFHEPFNHEIAIKLLKDGKLNTRSWKGEFLAESLQSYIFNVCLSRIDFKEDYNSKMGILLGTRHKEALKKKVLLKDHYECSLEVAEELGILELIEGKDFLKYQLRPLFIKNPLIKYYKSKEKLIAIAKMPPGSYASLIIREVFKNDESWMNKKCVAEKVCK from the coding sequence ATGATTTATGAAAGAATCGGCATAAATGTCTTTCTGACAAATTCTGAAGGAATAGAGGCTGGTGATTTTTTAGAAAGGTGCTCAGACTTCATAGTTATTGAAAGATCTTTCCCACCTACTAATAATGAGGGAAAATTCTATGCATATTTCCTTGTAAAGAGTGGGTTATCTACCGAGAGTGCGGTTAAGATTATCCTTACTCTTATCCATAAGGGAAAAGCGTTTTACTATGGATTGAAGGACAGCAACTCGCTTTCTGTGCAGAATATCGTTTTAACAGAATTTGTTGGAAAAAATTTGTGTTTTGGAGGTAAAGCTAGGCTAATATATCAAGGAAAAACTGATTTTATCCCCAAAAAAGGGGGGTTCAATTCAAACATATTTGCAATAAAGTTTCCGGACTCTATAGATGCGGAAAAAACGCTTGAGGAAATTAAAAAGCTCAAAGCATTTCCGAACTTTTTTGGTCATCAAAGATTCGGGTTCCATGAACCCTTTAATCATGAAATTGCGATAAAGCTATTGAAAGATGGAAAGCTAAATACAAGAAGTTGGAAAGGTGAGTTTTTAGCGGAATCGCTACAGAGTTATATTTTCAACGTCTGCCTTTCAAGAATAGATTTTAAGGAAGATTACAACAGTAAGATGGGAATTCTTTTAGGAACAAGACATAAAGAGGCTTTAAAGAAGAAAGTCTTGTTAAAGGATCATTACGAATGTTCACTGGAAGTTGCGGAGGAGCTTGGAATATTGGAGCTGATAGAAGGAAAAGATTTCCTTAAATACCAGCTAAGGCCACTGTTTATAAAAAACCCTCTCATCAAATATTATAAATCTAAAGAGAAGCTAATAGCTATTGCCAAGATGCCTCCTGGAAGCTATGCATCTCTGATTATAAGAGAAGTTTTTAAGAATGATGAAAGCTGGATGAATAAAAAATGCGTTGCTGAAAAAGTCTGTAAATAA
- a CDS encoding AmiS/UreI family transporter, which produces MQWVESLVGMILYLFGANFFVLGMSLMSNKPDLKSSGVFCEAAAIFNVVAALYAATALNLGTTATFALTFGVIWVALGIILIKGYGLTPVGDYSLYAAIGMIWFLYAFIALVHNYLFAYATTLYIITFIAIFLMTRGKVSLKALGWLLIVFGIIGVLVPALMLFMGLA; this is translated from the coding sequence ATGCAGTGGGTTGAATCTTTAGTAGGAATGATTTTATATTTGTTTGGAGCAAACTTCTTTGTGCTGGGAATGTCACTTATGAGCAACAAGCCAGACCTCAAGTCTTCAGGGGTTTTTTGTGAGGCTGCGGCAATTTTCAACGTAGTTGCCGCTTTATATGCAGCAACCGCACTAAATTTAGGAACAACCGCAACTTTTGCTTTAACCTTTGGAGTAATATGGGTTGCGTTAGGAATTATTTTAATTAAAGGGTATGGGTTAACTCCCGTAGGAGACTACTCCTTGTATGCAGCAATTGGTATGATTTGGTTCCTCTACGCCTTTATTGCGCTAGTTCATAACTACCTCTTCGCGTATGCGACAACATTATATATAATAACATTTATTGCTATATTTCTGATGACCAGAGGAAAAGTTTCTTTAAAAGCATTAGGCTGGCTTCTAATAGTATTTGGAATAATCGGCGTGCTAGTACCAGCTTTAATGCTATTTATGGGACTAGCCTAA
- a CDS encoding rhomboid family intramembrane serine protease: protein MLPATNSEKITERPIVNEILIFVNIGIFVVTYFFPWVILPNATSINDIIEFFGITPYYIINGERLWTIFTAMFIHTDIVHVLGNMLFLYIFGDSIEIALGKVKYLLFYFLSGTGAALFYVTSITLVHVPETSSIISQMNNPWLIPAVGASGAISGVLGAYIMLYPSSMVKTLTLWFWAPVVINFPAIIFIVIWFIYQLVLAVLTTFSAVYTGIAFWAHVGGFLTGIAVIPFFARKKFIKAF from the coding sequence TTGCTTCCTGCAACAAATAGCGAAAAAATTACAGAAAGACCAATTGTGAATGAAATTTTGATCTTCGTAAACATTGGGATCTTCGTGGTCACGTATTTCTTCCCATGGGTGATTTTGCCAAACGCTACAAGCATCAATGATATAATAGAGTTTTTTGGGATAACGCCGTATTACATTATTAATGGAGAGAGACTCTGGACCATATTCACAGCTATGTTTATACATACAGATATTGTACATGTATTGGGCAATATGCTTTTTCTTTACATATTTGGTGACAGTATAGAAATTGCTTTAGGTAAAGTGAAGTACTTACTATTTTACTTTCTTAGCGGTACAGGGGCCGCACTGTTTTACGTAACTAGTATAACATTAGTTCATGTTCCTGAAACTTCAAGCATAATTTCACAAATGAACAACCCTTGGCTTATACCAGCGGTTGGAGCGAGCGGAGCGATAAGCGGAGTCCTTGGAGCATATATCATGCTTTATCCAAGCTCCATGGTTAAGACATTGACCCTCTGGTTCTGGGCGCCTGTAGTTATAAACTTTCCTGCAATAATTTTCATTGTCATATGGTTTATTTATCAGCTCGTCTTAGCTGTGTTAACCACTTTTTCTGCTGTATATACAGGAATAGCATTTTGGGCACATGTCGGGGGGTTTCTCACAGGAATAGCGGTGATCCCTTTTTTCGCTAGAAAAAAGTTCATCAAAGCTTTCTAA
- a CDS encoding DUF120 domain-containing protein, translating into MNYEDARFGMLLILIFDGKKRTRTTQKALSEKIGLSQQSISRILRELEAQGIIYRIVEGKGEYLEITEKGLKLVETLWSKAESIVKEEKDVLILEGEIVEGLGEGRFYIKLPYYSKKIQELVGFVPYPGTLNVRLKGESVLKRAFLNPEKGLRIEGFRNEERYYGGATLFPVKVNGYERAAIIIPDRTSHEKDIIEIVAPDYLRGELGLKNGSKVVLEIKTKSVGQ; encoded by the coding sequence ATGAATTATGAGGATGCAAGATTTGGTATGTTGCTAATCTTAATATTTGATGGCAAAAAAAGGACTAGAACAACCCAAAAAGCTCTATCTGAAAAAATCGGTCTTAGTCAGCAGAGCATATCCAGAATTTTGAGAGAGCTGGAAGCTCAAGGTATTATTTATAGGATCGTAGAGGGGAAAGGAGAATATTTGGAAATCACGGAAAAAGGTCTAAAGCTTGTTGAGACTTTATGGAGCAAAGCTGAAAGCATAGTAAAAGAGGAAAAGGATGTTTTGATTCTGGAAGGAGAGATCGTTGAAGGACTGGGAGAGGGCAGGTTCTACATAAAATTGCCATATTACTCAAAGAAAATACAGGAGCTAGTCGGTTTCGTTCCATATCCAGGGACTCTGAATGTTAGACTTAAGGGGGAAAGCGTTTTGAAGAGAGCATTTTTGAATCCAGAAAAGGGATTGAGGATAGAAGGGTTTAGAAATGAGGAAAGGTATTACGGAGGGGCAACGCTATTTCCCGTTAAAGTAAACGGATATGAGAGAGCCGCGATAATAATCCCAGACAGGACTAGTCATGAGAAGGATATAATTGAAATAGTTGCACCCGATTATCTGAGGGGAGAACTCGGGCTGAAGAATGGATCAAAGGTAGTGTTAGAGATTAAGACGAAGAGCGTAGGACAGTGA
- a CDS encoding endonuclease V, producing the protein MKRRFSIKKAKASQLLFKEKAFAQLSLIKTYLSDNINIAAVDCAFTKGKEIIASAVAYRREENDAFFVAIRDKIRIPYIPGFLGFREVPVAAAAVSILRDFVDIDLLLVDGHGIAHPRFSGSATHLGLALDIPTIGVAKSLLVYDKIDEEGNFFYKGILIGKILSYPENARKLYISPGYKIPLEKAFEIVKNLRKKPGLPFPLNYADKISKKVAKDEL; encoded by the coding sequence ATGAAGCGAAGGTTCTCGATAAAAAAAGCGAAGGCATCACAGCTTTTGTTTAAAGAAAAAGCATTCGCTCAACTATCTTTAATCAAAACATACTTATCGGACAATATAAACATAGCTGCTGTAGATTGTGCCTTCACAAAGGGAAAAGAAATTATCGCTTCTGCAGTCGCATACAGAAGGGAAGAGAATGATGCGTTCTTCGTGGCTATTAGAGACAAGATCAGAATCCCGTATATACCTGGATTCCTCGGATTTAGAGAAGTTCCCGTGGCAGCTGCTGCAGTGTCTATTTTAAGAGATTTTGTTGACATCGATCTGCTCCTCGTGGATGGCCACGGCATCGCTCATCCGAGATTTTCTGGTTCTGCGACACATTTGGGATTAGCTCTAGATATTCCAACTATTGGCGTGGCGAAGAGTTTGCTTGTTTACGACAAGATCGATGAAGAGGGAAATTTTTTCTATAAAGGCATTCTCATCGGAAAAATATTAAGCTATCCGGAAAATGCAAGGAAACTTTATATAAGTCCAGGCTATAAGATACCTCTCGAAAAAGCTTTTGAAATTGTTAAAAATTTGAGAAAGAAACCCGGGTTACCGTTTCCTCTAAATTATGCAGATAAAATAAGCAAGAAGGTTGCTAAAGATGAATTATGA
- a CDS encoding 20S proteasome protein subunits alpha/beta, with the protein MVETFQGATVVGLKFSNGAVIAGEERMTYRTFIMSSQAKKVYLINERLGAGTAGLMGDTQNIIRIFREEIRYYETEIKSKMSTKSAAKLLSNILYSYRGFPLYGEFILAGIDDKKPTLVVLDPAGSVLEDEYMAIGTGGPVAIGVLEELYQQNIDEKTAIDLAIRAVKQGVRRDAMSGGSIDYVVISDRGSYEGSVKQI; encoded by the coding sequence ATGGTTGAAACTTTTCAGGGGGCAACGGTAGTCGGTTTAAAATTCTCAAATGGCGCCGTTATTGCAGGAGAAGAGAGGATGACCTATAGAACTTTTATAATGAGCAGCCAGGCAAAAAAGGTATATTTAATTAACGAGAGGCTTGGGGCTGGAACTGCGGGCTTGATGGGAGATACGCAGAACATAATTCGAATTTTCAGGGAGGAAATAAGGTATTACGAAACAGAAATAAAAAGCAAAATGTCTACAAAGAGCGCAGCAAAGTTGCTTTCGAATATACTTTATTCTTATAGGGGGTTTCCGCTTTATGGAGAATTCATTCTAGCCGGGATTGATGATAAAAAGCCAACATTGGTAGTTTTAGATCCTGCAGGTTCAGTGCTTGAAGATGAATATATGGCAATTGGAACGGGCGGTCCGGTTGCAATAGGTGTTTTAGAGGAGCTATATCAACAGAATATAGATGAAAAGACTGCTATTGACCTCGCAATAAGGGCTGTGAAGCAGGGAGTAAGAAGGGATGCGATGTCAGGAGGATCAATAGACTACGTAGTAATCAGCGACAGGGGATCTTATGAGGGTTCCGTAAAGCAGATTTAG
- a CDS encoding type II glyceraldehyde-3-phosphate dehydrogenase: MKSYARVLVMGYGVIGKRVADAVVLQDDMKLVGVGDVSSDWRIKLAQKKGINVYAVGNDAKEKMEKSGIKVEDTVESLLKSGAVDIVVDATPKDIGARNKETLYKKYGVNAIFQGGEKAEIVDVSFIAQRNYREALGKKFIRVVSCNTTAIGRVIGGLHEKIGIKKARVSIIRRAVDVWESHSTGIMNTVVPESSIPSHHGPDVKTVVKNLNIVTMAFKGSHNLFHMHSGFIEFNRPISKDEVLNVLNAEPRVSLIAYKDGLMGLNSVFELSRDLNRPRGDLYEVPVWSDLMKVEDNELYLIWATGNESIVVPESIDAIRASLEIEEEPEKSIQKTDKTLNITKSLY, from the coding sequence ATGAAGTCTTATGCAAGAGTTTTAGTTATGGGCTACGGAGTCATAGGGAAAAGAGTTGCTGATGCAGTTGTTCTCCAGGATGACATGAAGCTTGTCGGAGTTGGTGATGTTTCTTCGGATTGGAGGATAAAACTCGCGCAAAAGAAGGGGATAAATGTTTACGCTGTTGGGAATGATGCGAAGGAGAAAATGGAAAAGTCAGGAATAAAGGTCGAGGATACTGTAGAGAGCTTACTAAAAAGTGGCGCCGTCGATATCGTAGTAGACGCCACTCCAAAGGATATTGGTGCTAGGAATAAAGAGACTCTTTATAAAAAGTATGGTGTCAATGCAATTTTTCAAGGAGGAGAAAAGGCTGAGATTGTAGATGTGAGCTTTATTGCGCAGAGAAACTACAGAGAAGCATTAGGCAAGAAGTTTATAAGAGTTGTAAGTTGCAATACAACTGCAATAGGTAGAGTTATAGGAGGGCTCCATGAAAAAATTGGAATAAAAAAAGCGAGAGTTTCTATCATAAGAAGGGCCGTAGATGTTTGGGAGAGCCACAGCACTGGTATAATGAACACTGTGGTACCGGAATCAAGCATACCGAGCCACCATGGACCTGATGTTAAGACTGTTGTAAAGAACTTAAACATAGTAACAATGGCATTCAAGGGATCGCATAATCTCTTTCATATGCATTCCGGTTTCATTGAATTTAACAGACCTATCAGTAAGGATGAAGTATTGAATGTTCTTAATGCGGAGCCGAGGGTATCGCTGATCGCATATAAAGATGGTCTGATGGGGCTCAACAGCGTTTTTGAGCTTTCAAGGGATTTGAACAGACCAAGGGGGGACCTTTATGAGGTTCCTGTCTGGAGCGATCTGATGAAAGTAGAAGATAATGAGCTTTACCTTATATGGGCCACTGGAAACGAGAGCATAGTCGTTCCGGAAAGCATTGATGCTATTAGAGCGTCACTTGAAATAGAAGAAGAACCTGAGAAAAGCATACAGAAGACTGATAAGACACTTAACATAACTAAAAGTTTATATTAG
- a CDS encoding S-methyl-5'-thioadenosine phosphorylase: MENWLNKTSSKIKEKADIAIIGGSGLYSAEFLEDAKELLINTPYGAPSDAFTIGTLKGKKVAFLPRHGKGHRIPPHKINYRANIWAIKQLGAKWVLSVSAVGSLRTDVKPGDFIVPDQFIDFTKSREYTFFDGPRVAHVSMAYPFCESLRRKVVETARKLNINIHTKGTYVCIEGPRFSTFAESRIWKEVFKADIVGMTLVPEVNLACEMELCYATLAMITDYDVWAERPVTADEVERVMSENVKKAREILYNLIPELPENPEENGGCSCCRSLNTALL; the protein is encoded by the coding sequence TTGGAAAACTGGTTAAATAAAACTTCTTCAAAAATTAAGGAAAAGGCAGATATTGCCATTATAGGCGGTAGCGGGCTTTATTCTGCGGAATTTTTAGAAGATGCAAAGGAATTATTGATCAATACCCCCTATGGAGCTCCGAGCGATGCCTTTACAATAGGCACTCTGAAAGGCAAAAAAGTAGCTTTCCTTCCAAGGCATGGAAAGGGTCATAGAATACCGCCTCACAAGATAAATTATAGGGCAAATATTTGGGCAATAAAGCAGCTTGGTGCAAAGTGGGTTCTGAGCGTTAGTGCCGTTGGGAGTTTAAGAACAGATGTGAAGCCTGGAGATTTTATAGTACCGGATCAATTTATCGATTTTACAAAGAGTAGGGAATATACATTCTTCGACGGACCTAGAGTTGCTCATGTAAGCATGGCTTATCCCTTTTGCGAGTCGCTTAGAAGAAAAGTAGTAGAAACCGCAAGAAAACTTAATATAAATATACATACTAAAGGCACATATGTATGTATTGAGGGACCGAGATTCAGTACTTTTGCTGAGAGCAGGATATGGAAAGAAGTATTTAAAGCAGATATAGTTGGTATGACATTAGTGCCAGAGGTAAACCTAGCATGCGAAATGGAGCTGTGCTATGCAACACTAGCAATGATAACAGACTACGATGTCTGGGCGGAAAGACCAGTTACTGCTGATGAGGTTGAAAGAGTTATGTCAGAAAATGTTAAAAAAGCCAGAGAGATTTTATATAACTTAATACCGGAGCTTCCCGAAAATCCAGAAGAAAACGGAGGATGTAGCTGTTGCAGGAGTCTAAACACGGCGCTTCTGTAA